Part of the Candidatus Palauibacter soopunensis genome, GACCAGTCCACCCGTTTCATGACCGAGGTGGACCTCATGTTCGGCGGCGAGCGCCTGCCGGCCGGCGAGTACAGCGTGTTCGCGGAACTCACCGAGGCCGAGTGGACGCTGATCTTCTCGAACTGGGGCGCGAAGGACAATTTCCGTGAGGAGAACCCGGACGCGCTCTGGGGGTCCTACGGCTACACGCCGGATCGCGATGTGCTGCGCACGACCATGGCTGTGGACGCGATCATGATGTCGGCCGACCAGCTCACGATCTCGTTCATGAACATGACGCAGGAAGGCGGCGTGTTCACGATCTGGTGGGACGATCAGGTCGCGACCGTCCCCTTCGAGGTCGCCCGCTGACCACTCCTTGAGACCCGGAGATTGTTGAATATCGGACGCCTGGAGTTCGATATTCAACAGTCCTCCGGTCAGAACCCTCCGCTATC contains:
- a CDS encoding DUF2911 domain-containing protein, which produces MKKMFRAIPCLALALGVALAFATAAEAQDRRMSPRGEAATQVGGSFNEEGGYEGGSWVVVTYGRPILRGRDLFGSGAEYGQQFLRGAPLWRVGADQSTRFMTEVDLMFGGERLPAGEYSVFAELTEAEWTLIFSNWGAKDNFREENPDALWGSYGYTPDRDVLRTTMAVDAIMMSADQLTISFMNMTQEGGVFTIWWDDQVATVPFEVAR